GACGCTCTTCGTTGTAAGACTAAGATAGAGTATCCTATCGACCATTTGGTGCGAAATCGTGAAGTGGAGCAATCAAAACTCTCCTGATTGGACATCGGAGTTGGAAACAGCCGTGGGAGTGGAGCCACGCCTCAATCACGTGATTACTTCAATTACCCAACTAATCTTTTGCATTttaataacattaaaaaagaaaaaaaaactcgaaagAACTTTAAAACTCTTCGAAGTTATAGCCATGCTTATCTTTCTTGTTGTCCAAGTCGACAGTGTAAAAACAAGATGCGAACAAACACAAGATGATGAAACCAACTTCTGAAATGacgcaaagaaaaagagaaagaacgtCAATCgccttttatttcaaaaacaaaacaaaaaaacaaaccagttGGACGGGCTAAAAATGGAGTCTCGTCTCATTAATATACCTTACCAGCGGCAGGTGCCGGTGCTCTTGAATTCTCAGGGAAAAAGCCGCGCGCGCCGGGCACCGTTGGATGGAAGGAGTCGCGCGACGGTCAGTGGTCGACAAATGACATTTGGTAATTCGTCGATATGCTAACTATAAAGTACTAGGCGGACGTCACGTATTGGGAAAGGGTTACAGATAATAAGCATGTTGAAACAAGTGCGTTGCAAATCAATTTGAACAAGTTTAATGATGTGATACTGAGAGAAtcaaaatacgaaaaaaaatcgaattttaaaataactttgCGTGGCATTTCGAGTCTTGCCGGCTAATAAAAAGACACGTCCATGGCGTACGAAGCAGTACTTATGTATTGCTGTTTGCTGTTAAAAACCCAGCCCACCAaccccccccctctctatcCATTCcagtggaaaaaaaggagggccCAGCCAAACAGGAGAGCTCAGGGCTCTCTTATATAAAAAGCGGAGGCGATCGGTGTCGACCTCGTCAGTCCTTTGCGCGCAGTGTcttagctcttttttttactttggcgCTCTCCACCCCCAGTTCTTATTCCCCAGTCACACAAAAATTTGGgttcggaaaaaaatatcctaagttatttgattttgtttggtaaTAGCGAAACAGAcatatttttgtcaaaaatgaGTGGCAACGGATGTCCCATGAACAACGGATTTAGGTGATTATATTAGACTGCTGTTATCCTTTTATGAGTTCGTTACTAATCAATGGCGCgtaaaaaatcaatagaagCATGCTTTCAGTGTCCCTACTAATTctctgttcttcttcttctttttaatgtGGCCCTCATTTGAGCAGATCGAATGATCCCCAGGAAGGAATCAACATGGCCGAACATTCTACAGGGATGATGTACGGCGAATACTTACAGGTAAATAATGAAACGGTTGATTGAAAACGTTACATCCCTAATCCCTCAACAcagaaaacaataataatcacAATTATGTGGCAAATGAATTTGCAGTTGGACAAGATCTTAGACGGCCAACGACTGATGAGTGAACAGCTTGGCAGTGAAACCGTTCACGACGAACACCTTTTCATCGTTACACATCAAGgtaaaggaatttttatttatttaaccaAGCGCAATCTAATTTCACTAAATCAAATTCTGTCATCCAGCCTACGAGTTGTGGTTCAAGCAGATTCTGTACGAATTGGATTCAGTTCGCGAAATGTTTTCTAACGAGGTATATATAATTAAATAGAGTACAACATttctcaaatgtttttaaaaaaaatttgacgacAACAGGAAATTGAAGAACGCAAAATGCTAGAAGTCCTCAAGAGAATGAATCGTATCGTTCTCATCtggaaggtaaaaaaacaaactcagCAAATCGCTCGCTCGTTAAATTTTGGAGATATTTAAGTATTTGcctattattttcattattttccttGGGTGCGAAGTTGCTGAGAGATCAAGTAATGATTCTCGAGACGATGACGCCCCTGGATTTCATGGAGTTCCGCGAATATTTAACGCCCAGCTCAGGCTTCCAAAGCCTTCAGTTCCGGCTGCTTGAGAACAAACTAGGAATACGacaggtatatatatagaacGGCCGCCAAATCCTTCCTTACAAATGTCAATCTTCCCGTCGGGTGCTGCCATGCtgaaagatttttaattttttttttaattttcattaatttcagGAACATCGAGTGCGTtataatcaatcaaattacatCAAAGTATTTGGTAACGATAAAGCCGCCATGATCGAGCTGGAGCGATCGGAAAGTGAACCTTCACTCTGCGAATTGGTTCAAAAGTGGCTGGAGAGGACACCTGGTCTGGACGAAGAGCACCCCAGTAATTTCTGGAACCAATATCAAGAAACTGTTGAATCTTTGATCAGAGATCAGCAAAAAGAAGCCGAGGTAAGCATTCGGATTTAAAaggacaaaatgaaaatgaattaatttcattttcctaaAAGCACAATTATTCAATTTGGGAtcgctttttaaaattaattatttcgtCTCGTGTATCAGGCGACGACGGATGAAGCGTTGAAAGTGCATTTGCTGAACGAGTgtcagaaaaagaaggagcTTTTCGACTCCATCTTCGATGTAGACATTCACAATGCTCTGGTTGCGCGCGGGGAGAGGCGTTTCAGCCACAAGGCTCTTCAGGTGTGTCAACAATTTTAGATTACGAACTGAAATCAGTTGAAGGATGTCATTGAAAACTTTATAGGGTGCCATCATGATCACTTTTTACCGGGACGAACCGCGCTTCAATCAGCCGCACCAACTTCTCAGCATCTTGATGGATATCGATTCTCTAATTACCAAATGGCGCTGTAAGTTTACCCAAGGAttttcaggattttttttttattcgacggatttaatttcttttgcttttcagACAATCACGTTATGTTGGTCCAGCGGATGATTGGGTCTCAGCGTATTGGGACAGGTGGATCGAGCGGCTATCAATACCTGCGATCAACTTTGAGGTGATTGTGCACGCacatttaaacttaaaaaatgactaacaaattcttttcaacTCGCTCACAGCGATCGCTACAAGGTGTTCTTGGACTTGTTCAACCTGTCAACGTTTATTCTGCCGCGAAAATACATTCCGCCCCTATCGCGCCACATGAAGACTCGACTGTCCATTCGCGAGGAACCGCATACCCAGAATCGCCCTAGCAATAGCGAAGACGACAACAAATCACAGAGCGGCAGCAGTACTGGTGGACTAGAAACATCCGGAGAACTCTCACTCTAATATTAGCCAATGACATAATAATATTTCCCCCCGCACTTTTCAGAATCCCATTACCTCCGCaacgttttaatttttgttttgtttcttaatttCCAACTGCATGGCTTTAACTGACGACCGTCTTCAAAGTACAGCATAACTGATGGAGAATGACACTTCATAGTCATACACAATTCTAATCCAAATccttaaacaaaacaaaaaaatactatCGTGAAATTATGTCGACGACGTTTGACTAATTGTTTCGTTGACTCCAGTAGATCGTTGGCCAGTGCCAAGAATTTTCTTGGAAATCACGATATACCGCGTCAAGGATTTGTGAATACACTGCCAGAAAAtagggaataaaagaaataacggTGAATATCCTCTGATCCGattattgcatttttctttttaagtggGGACGTACGTTGTTCCATGAAGGTCATTAAATAGCTGAAAATGCCAATTCTTAGAAGCAATCGGCCACATCGGGCCAACGTTGATCGGGTTTTATTACTTATGAGGAACGGCCTTAGATTCATTCAGCAGTGAGTTGCGACTTTTACTGACGGGTTTTAACGTGCGCCTATATCCCAAGAGCTTAAAACTAAAATTGGCTACTGTACGTATCTAAAGCATTTTAAGTTCAATtggttaaaataataatattaactcTAAATACAGTTAAGTGTGGATCAGCAAAATTCATTCTCACCAGCAGAAGCTGTTGTACTTTTTTTATAGTTCGGAATTATCAAGGACATTAAGCCAGCAAGTGAGTTTACTCAATGAATACATTATAAATGAATTCAACAAACAAGACTTAACTGATTTCTGATTTTATGTATTAGATATAAAATAACACCAAGTTCAGATTTACTGAACCAGTTGTGAATTTTACAGCGAATCAAAAAATGCTCTCACCAATGAGTCTTTTCATTATCCCAGGCGTCGCTCGGCGGATGCCCCCGATAGCAGAAACGATAAATACTATAATGGACTTTCTAGCTATTTGGGTCGTCACCCTACTGCTGCTTATCTATTGTTTCATTGTCTTCCTTATGGACTGTCCATTCATACTGTTCTTATTCTTGATTTTGGCATTATCAATTTACTTGTGATCGTATGTTGTTTCGGAAGGAAACATATTGACATCGGTCGTGATTGCTTTGCCAACCAGCGAacgttaaaattattttaaatcccAACATAGTGTATCCGAAAACAGGAATTtaaatcaaagaatttttatttttagtcatTGAACACACATTTTCTGCAGGTAAATTTGTATATGTATGTTTTAATACAACAGCATCGCTGCAGTAGACTGTGGGTATTTCTTTCTTATGGACGTTACACAAATTGGTAATGAGAATAATATGTATACGTAACCAGCAGGAAATCGATCAGCTTTAGGATTTCGTCGAACAGGaattaattgaagaaattgcGCAAGCAGAATTACAAACATTCCAAGAGCAAGTGTACAGGGACAGTTAAAATCGACCTTTAGAAAAATCAGTGGCATACACATGAGTAGAATTGGTATGGAGTATAGAAATTTCATTATCTACAAGACAACAAGGCGATTCCGTTATAAGATAAGTTTAAAGATGATCACGTTGcattacaaaatcaaatgcgTTGGTGGTGCAATCGCTTTATATACTAAACTGTGTTTCATAAGAAAAACCATACAAGCACTCAAGTAGGGCTATATTGATAATTTAATTAAGAGCTCAAATGCAGGGaaaattatcaatttttaaatgaaattttagttggttaaaaattcacattttcaaaCTATCATAAAAACTGATACAGACAAATTTGTGCAAGCAATTAATTACATGTAATCTATTGGAGTTTAAGCAACACATACAGTGCTGAGACTTATATTCGTATAATACTGGCTTTggcttattattataaaattggCTTATTATTAAGATAGATAGGCAGATAGGCTTAGCGGCATGACGTTGGTAGGCGATTAGGCTGAGCGGCTTACTAATAACGACGGCAATACGATATTATATAAACTGTAGTGGCCACCCATAGCTATATGTTGatgcataaaaaataaatctattagTCTCCTACTGTATATTAATTTACTTGGAAAACATACTGTGAAAtgtgaaattatttgaaacacTGACGAGTTCGGCTTAAAGGTTACACGTACTGTACAGTCACATTTAGGCTACTAGACGTCACCGGAAGGGGCTAGTCTATTCGATATCGTATAAAACACTCATCCGCCCAGACTTTCTGTGTATCAGTCTTCAGTACCGAGAAATATTTATGCTGAATAATATTAGATGTATTCATCACGCCTCATTTTCAAACTTATTCGGCTCTCATAAAAGCAGTTGTTACCCTTGTCTTTGGTTAGTTGAGTTAACGCGTGTCGTTCAAAACTAACTGGGGTGTTCAGTGCGTAGACGGCTCCACATAGCGGCAATGCGTCCGATTTGTGGCTTgctgtttttctctctacttGATTTCGTGAATTTGATCGCCGGCCAATCTAATGCCG
This region of Daphnia pulex isolate KAP4 chromosome 9, ASM2113471v1 genomic DNA includes:
- the LOC124201715 gene encoding tryptophan 2,3-dioxygenase-like produces the protein MSGNGCPMNNGFRSNDPQEGINMAEHSTGMMYGEYLQLDKILDGQRLMSEQLGSETVHDEHLFIVTHQAYELWFKQILYELDSVREMFSNEEIEERKMLEVLKRMNRIVLIWKLLRDQVMILETMTPLDFMEFREYLTPSSGFQSLQFRLLENKLGIRQEHRVRYNQSNYIKVFGNDKAAMIELERSESEPSLCELVQKWLERTPGLDEEHPSNFWNQYQETVESLIRDQQKEAEATTDEALKVHLLNECQKKKELFDSIFDVDIHNALVARGERRFSHKALQGAIMITFYRDEPRFNQPHQLLSILMDIDSLITKWRYNHVMLVQRMIGSQRIGTGGSSGYQYLRSTLSDRYKVFLDLFNLSTFILPRKYIPPLSRHMKTRLSIREEPHTQNRPSNSEDDNKSQSGSSTGGLETSGELSL